From a single Eleginops maclovinus isolate JMC-PN-2008 ecotype Puerto Natales chromosome 20, JC_Emac_rtc_rv5, whole genome shotgun sequence genomic region:
- the LOC134882916 gene encoding zinc finger protein 287-like: MSADDDPEAYLDIFEGTAAACGWPEEEWAVRLLPLLAGAAQLAAHSLPASDRHEYKQLRRAILDRLGSTPEGHRRRFRALPFEDAGRPFSYAKQLLDAARRWLQPGMRSAEDVMEQVALEQFVAGLPSSTANWVQCHRPASLEAAVVLAEDHLSLPQRSMKEEPRQPVVPADRPVPAPRRRFPTAAAAPRSPQPTTRPLPTQALPHLSLSLSPQDPASASGRPAPRGAPQAPGQECWRCGQPGHFRRECPMMEVGQLVRVAGPPVASPGLEGTYRIP; encoded by the coding sequence atgtcagccgACGACGACCCCGAGGCTTATCTGGACATATTCGAGGGCACTGCGGCGGCGtgcgggtggccggaggaggagtgggctgtgcggcttcttcccctgctggccggggcagcgcagctagccgcccacagcctgccagcgtccgatcgacatgagtacaagcagttgcggagggccatcctggaccggctcggcagcacaccagagggacaccgccgccggttcagggcccttcccttcgaggacgctggccgccccttctcctacgcgaagcagctcctcgatgcggcgaggcgctggcttcagccggggatgcgctccgccgaggacgtcatggagcaggtggcactggagcagtttgtcgccgggctgccatcgtcaacggcgaattgggtccagtgtcaccgccctgccagcctggaggcagccgtcgtcctcgcggaggaccacctttcgcttccccagcggagcatgaaggaggagccccgacaacctgtcgtccccgcggaccgacccgttccagccccaaggaggaggttcccgacagcagccgctgcaccgcgttcccctcaacccacgacccggccccttcccacccaagccctacctcatctctctctctctctctctccccaggatccagcctccgcctctggtcgtccggcaccacggggggctcctcaggcgccagggcaggagtgctggcggtgcgggcagcccggccacttccggcgggagtgtcccatgatggaggtcggacagttggtccgggttgcgggaccgccagttgcctcccccggtttagaagggacgtaccgtataccg